In Acanthopagrus latus isolate v.2019 chromosome 16, fAcaLat1.1, whole genome shotgun sequence, one DNA window encodes the following:
- the tnika gene encoding TRAF2 and NCK interacting kinase a isoform X3, whose amino-acid sequence MASDSPARSLDEIDLSALRDPAGIFELVELVGNGTYGQVYKGRHVKTGQLAAIKVMDVTGDEEEEIKAEINMLKKYSHHRNIATYYGAFVKKNPPGIDDQLWLVMEFCGAGSVTDLIKNTKGNSLKEEWTAYICREILRGLTHLHQHKVIHRDIKGQNVLLTENAEVKLVDFGVSAQLDRTVGRRNTFIGTPYWMAPEVIACDENPDATYDFKSDLWSLGITAIEMAEGAPPLCDMHPMRALFLIPRNPAPRLKSKKWSKKFQSFIESCLVKSHSQRPSTEQLLKHPFIRDLPNERQIRIQLKDHIDRTKKKRGERDETEYEYSGSEEEDEERDMGEPSSIINIPGESTLRRDFLRLQLANKERSEAQRRQQLEQQQNEEHKRLLLAERQKRIEEQKEQRRRLEEQQQRERELRKQHEREQRRRYEEMEQLRREEERRHAEREQEYIRRQLEEEQRQLEILQQQLLQEQALLLEYKRKQVEEQRQAERLQRQLQQERAYLVSLQQQQQQQQQQQQQQEGRPAEKKPLYHYKDIINPNDKPAWAKEVQKQQHVKGNPPHSKLRHHQSFNQRASSPGSQGQHRAQAPRRTPSHGAQPLSNHLPNIRISLNPGEPLDPGLKQEISQQVREFRAQKLSQRGRNPVPVQEHNQSNPVPNPYALGPSNQQEKSRDRPLSAPNQAAIQGLMCPDPQLKALQPYPQSPRQVQEPRSGSNAISIPAVKLVEERSKLNRQSSPALQHKVSNRISDPSLPPRSESFSSGGMQPARTPPIHRSIEPQMAHLVPVKTHSSSMSGSQSLQDQTGSALSEGVSAGSPRPEMPRQNSDPTSDTPGPPMRIAGREERDRERERDRDRDRTAWLREEDIPPKVPQRTTSISPALVRKNSPNGGVGLGPRTGSQLIRASNPDLRRSELSLDAMLQRTSSNSSSSSSPSSQGGSAERRGQTKQEGSPPGANKEAKPKQEEGRESARPSRPADLSALAKELRELRVEEGSRPPVKVTDYSSSSEDSESSDEDGETVGHDGTVAVSDIPRIMPAVQSSGESYGGLTEDSLGEAYNSSKDGTLVMREAEERRRGGHSESNGFGNHSNHGNLPDLVQQSNSPSATPTTALQELSDMAEFGVGGSKASFTPFVDPRVYQTSPGETDDENSAAAMFANELLRQEQARLNEARKISVVNVNPTNIRPHSDTPEIRKYKKRFNSEILCAALWGVNLLVGTENGLMLLDRSGQGKVYNLITRRRFLQMDVLEGLNVLVTISGKKNKLRVYYLSWLRNRILHNDPEVEKKQGWITVGELEGCVHYKVVKYERIKFLVIALKNSVEIYAWAPKPYHKFMAFKSFTELQHRPQLVDLTVEEGQRLKVIYGSSVGFHVIDVDSGNPYDIYIPSHCAKRMKVTSCHSPCRLDQ is encoded by the exons ggCCTGACTCATCTCCATCAGCACAAGGTCATCCACAGAGACATCAAGGGACAGAACGTCCTGCTGACTGAGAACGCAGAGGTCAAACTAG TGGACTTCGGTGTTTCGGCCCAGTTGGACAGAACAGTGGGAAGGAGGAACACTTTCATCGGGACGCCGTATTGGATGGCGCCCGAGGTCATCGCCTGTGACGAGAACCCCGACGCCACGTACGACTTCAAG AGTGATTTATGGTCATTGGGAATCACGGCAATAGAGATGGCTGAAGGAGCACCAC CGCTGTGCGACATGCACCCAATGAGAGCCCTCTTCCTCATCCCGCGCAACCCCGCCCCCAGACTCAAGTCGAAAAAGTG GTCAAAGAAGTTCCAGTCGTTCATTGAGAGCTGCCTGGTGAAGAGCCACAGCCAGAGACCCAGCACGGAGCAGCTCCTCAAGCACCCGTTCATCAGGGACCTGCCAAACGAGAGGCAGATCCGCATCCAGCTGAAGGACCACATCGACCGCAccaagaagaagaggggagagaggg ATGAGACAGAGTACGAGTACAGCGgcagtgaagaggaggatgaagaaagaGACATGGGTGAACCGAG CTCCATCATCAACATACCCGGCGAGTCGACCCTGAGGCGGGACTTCCTGCGTCTCCAGCTGGCCAACAAGGAGCGCTCGGAGGcgcagcggcggcagcagctggagcagcagcagaacgaAGAGCACAAGCGCTTACTGTTGGCCGAGAGACAGAAACGCATcgaggagcagaaggagcagagGCGGCGGCTGGAGGAG cagcagcagcgagagCGCGAGCTGAGGAAACAGCatgagagggagcagaggaggcgCTACGAGGAAATGGAGCAGCTccgcagagaggaggagaggaggcacgCGGAGAGAGAACAG GAGTATATCCGTAGACAGCTGGAAGAGGAACAGAGGCAGTTAGAgattctccagcagcagctacTACAGGAACAAGCATTACTGCTG gaGTACAAGCGTAAGCAGGTAGAGGAACAGCGGCAGGCGGAGCGGCTACAGAGGCAGCTCCAGCAGGAGAGAGCCTACCTGGTGTctctacagcagcagcagcagcaacagcagcagcagcagcaacagcaggaggGAAGGCCAGCTGAGAAGAAACCACTCTACCACTACAAAGATATCATCAATCCTAATGACAAGCCAGCCTGGGCCAAAGAG GTCCAGAAGCAGCAGCATGTTAAGGGTAACCCACCCCACTCCAAACTACGACATCACCAGTCATTCAACCAACGGGCTTCATCCCCTGGCTCTCAAGGCCAGCACAGAGCTCAGGCCCCTAGGCGAACTCCATCCCATGGTGCCCAGCCCCTCTCCAACCACCTCCCCAATATCCGTATTTCACTCAATCCCGGAGAACCCCTAGATCCTGGGTTGAAGCAGGAGATAAGTCAGCAAGTCAGAGAGTTTAGGGCTCAGAAACTCAGTCAGAGAGGGCGCAACCCAGTGCCAGTCCAGGAGCACAACCAGTCTAATCCAGTGCCCAACCCTTATGCTCTGGGGCCCAGTAATCAGCAAGAAAAGTCTAGAGACAGGCCTCTCTCTGCCCCTAATCAGGCAGCAATCCAAGGGCTAATGTGTCCCGACCCACAACTTAAGGCCCTACAACCTTATCCTCAGTCCCCAAGACAGGTCCAGGAACCCCGGTCTGGATCCAACGCTATCTCCATTCCTGCAGTAAAACTG GTGGAGGAGCGATCTAAGCTGAACAGACAGAGCTCCCCAGCGCTGCAGCACAAAGTGTCCAACCGCATCTCcgacccctccctccctccccgctcCGAGTCCTTCAGCAGCGGGGGCATGCAGCCCGCCCGCACCCCACCCATCCACCGCTCCATCGAaccacag ATGGCTCACCTGGTGCCAGTGAAGACCCACTCCAGCTCCATgtctggctctcagtctctgcaGGACCAGACGGGTTCAGCTCTGAGCGAGGGCGTCAGCGCAGGCTCCCCCAGGCCTGAGATGCCCCGGCAGAACTCAGATCCCACTTCTGACACCCCGGGACCCCCGATGCGCATAGCAGGCAGGGAGGAGCGGGATCGGGAacgagaaagagacagagatcGGGACAGGACCGCCTGGCTGAGAGAAGAGGACATCCCACCTAAG GTCCCCCAGAGGACCACTTCCATCTCCCCAGCCTTGGTCAGGAAGAACTCGCCTAACGGAGGAGTGGGTCTGGGCCCTCGCACAGGTTCTCAGCTCATACGTGCTAG TAACCCAGACCTGCGGCGCTCGGAGCTGTCTCTGGACGCCATGCTGCAAAGAACTTCCTCCAactcgtcatcctcctcctccccttcatctCAGGGAGGCTCGGCCGAGAGGAGAG GTCAAACCAAGCAGGAAGGATCCCCGCCAGGAGCCAATAAGGAGGCGAAGCCCAAGCAGGAGGAGGGCCGTGAATCAGCCAGACCCAGCAGACCCGCT GACCTAAGTGCATTGGCCAAGGAGCTCCGAGAACTGAGGGTAGAGGAGGGCAGCAGACCTCCAGTCAAG GTGACGGATTACTCGTCTTCTAGCGAAGATTCAGAGAGCAGCGATGAGGACGGGGAGACGGTGGGACATGATGGGACTGTTGCTGTTAGCGACATCCCCCGCATCAT gccAGCAGTGCAGAGCAGTGGTGAGTCGTATGGAGGCCTGACAGAGGACTCTCTGGGAGAAGCCTATAATAGCTCCAAGGACGGAACTCTAGTGATGAGAGAG gcagaggagaggaggagaggcggtCACAGCGAGAGCAACGGGTTCGGGAATCACAGCAACCATGGCAACCTCCCCGACCTGGTGCAGCAGAGCAACTCTCCCTCGGCCACACCCACCACAGCCCTGCAGGAGCTGAGCGACATGGCGGAG TTCGGCGTGGGCGGGTCCAAAGCGTCCTTCACCCCATTCGTTGATCCTCGCGTCTATCAAACCTCCCCAGGTGAAACTGACGATGAGAACTCAGCGGCAG CCATGTTTGCTAACGAGCTGCTGAGGCAGGAGCAGGCCAGACTAAACGAAGCCAGAAAGATCTCCGTGGTCAACGTCAACCCGACCAACATCCGACCCCACAGTGACACGCCAGAGATCCGCAAATACAAGAAACGCTTCAACTCTGAGATCCTGTGTGCGGCACTCTGGG gtgtgaaCCTGCTGGTGGGGACAGAGAATGGCCTTATGCTGCTCGACCGCAGTGGACAAGGAAAAGTCTACAACCTGATCACCAGGCGGCGCTTCCTACAGATGGATGTGCTGGAGGGGCTCAATGTGCTGGTCACCATATCTG GGAAAAAGAATAAGTTACGTGTCTACTACTTGTCCTGGCTGAGGAACAGAATATTACACAATGACCCGGAAGTAGAGAAGAAGCAGGGTTGGATCACGGTTGGAGAGCTGGAAGGCTGCGTGCATTATAAAGTTG TGAAATATGAGAGGATCAAGTTTCTGGTGATTGCACTGAAGAACTCTGTGGAAATCTACGCCTGGGCTCCCAAACCTTACCACAAGTTCATGGCCTTTAAG tcattcactgagctgcagcaccgTCCCCAGCTGGTTGACCTCACGGTGGAAGAAGGCCAGAGGTTAAAGGTCATCTACGGCTCCAGCGTGGGCTTCCATGTCATCGACGTGGACTCGGGCAACCCATACGACATCTACATCCCCTCACAT TGTGCCAAACGCATGAAGGTGACATCCTGCCATTCACCCTGTAGACTAGATCAATAG
- the tnika gene encoding TRAF2 and NCK interacting kinase a isoform X1, with protein sequence MASDSPARSLDEIDLSALRDPAGIFELVELVGNGTYGQVYKGRHVKTGQLAAIKVMDVTGDEEEEIKAEINMLKKYSHHRNIATYYGAFVKKNPPGIDDQLWLVMEFCGAGSVTDLIKNTKGNSLKEEWTAYICREILRGLTHLHQHKVIHRDIKGQNVLLTENAEVKLVDFGVSAQLDRTVGRRNTFIGTPYWMAPEVIACDENPDATYDFKSDLWSLGITAIEMAEGAPPLCDMHPMRALFLIPRNPAPRLKSKKWSKKFQSFIESCLVKSHSQRPSTEQLLKHPFIRDLPNERQIRIQLKDHIDRTKKKRGERDETEYEYSGSEEEDEERDMGEPSSIINIPGESTLRRDFLRLQLANKERSEAQRRQQLEQQQNEEHKRLLLAERQKRIEEQKEQRRRLEEQQQRERELRKQHEREQRRRYEEMEQLRREEERRHAEREQEYIRRQLEEEQRQLEILQQQLLQEQALLLEYKRKQVEEQRQAERLQRQLQQERAYLVSLQQQQQQQQQQQQQQEGRPAEKKPLYHYKDIINPNDKPAWAKEVQKQQHVKGNPPHSKLRHHQSFNQRASSPGSQGQHRAQAPRRTPSHGAQPLSNHLPNIRISLNPGEPLDPGLKQEISQQVREFRAQKLSQRGRNPVPVQEHNQSNPVPNPYALGPSNQQEKSRDRPLSAPNQAAIQGLMCPDPQLKALQPYPQSPRQVQEPRSGSNAISIPAVKLVEERSKLNRQSSPALQHKVSNRISDPSLPPRSESFSSGGMQPARTPPIHRSIEPQMAHLVPVKTHSSSMSGSQSLQDQTGSALSEGVSAGSPRPEMPRQNSDPTSDTPGPPMRIAGREERDRERERDRDRDRTAWLREEDIPPKVPQRTTSISPALVRKNSPNGGVGLGPRTGSQLIRASNPDLRRSELSLDAMLQRTSSNSSSSSSPSSQGGSAERRGQTKQEGSPPGANKEAKPKQEEGRESARPSRPADLSALAKELRELRVEEGSRPPVKVTDYSSSSEDSESSDEDGETVGHDGTVAVSDIPRIMPAVQSSGESYGGLTEDSLGEAYNSSKDGTLVMREAEERRRGGHSESNGFGNHSNHGNLPDLVQQSNSPSATPTTALQELSDMAEFGVGGSKASFTPFVDPRVYQTSPGETDDENSAAAMFANELLRQEQARLNEARKISVVNVNPTNIRPHSDTPEIRKYKKRFNSEILCAALWGVNLLVGTENGLMLLDRSGQGKVYNLITRRRFLQMDVLEGLNVLVTISGKKNKLRVYYLSWLRNRILHNDPEVEKKQGWITVGELEGCVHYKVVKYERIKFLVIALKNSVEIYAWAPKPYHKFMAFKSFTELQHRPQLVDLTVEEGQRLKVIYGSSVGFHVIDVDSGNPYDIYIPSHIQSQVTPHAIVVLPKTDGMEMLLCYEDEGVYVNTYGRITKDVVLQWGEMPTSVAYIHSNQIMGWGEKAIEIRSVETGHLDGVFMHKRAQRLKFLCERNDKVFFASVRSGGSSQVFFMTLNRNSMMNW encoded by the exons ggCCTGACTCATCTCCATCAGCACAAGGTCATCCACAGAGACATCAAGGGACAGAACGTCCTGCTGACTGAGAACGCAGAGGTCAAACTAG TGGACTTCGGTGTTTCGGCCCAGTTGGACAGAACAGTGGGAAGGAGGAACACTTTCATCGGGACGCCGTATTGGATGGCGCCCGAGGTCATCGCCTGTGACGAGAACCCCGACGCCACGTACGACTTCAAG AGTGATTTATGGTCATTGGGAATCACGGCAATAGAGATGGCTGAAGGAGCACCAC CGCTGTGCGACATGCACCCAATGAGAGCCCTCTTCCTCATCCCGCGCAACCCCGCCCCCAGACTCAAGTCGAAAAAGTG GTCAAAGAAGTTCCAGTCGTTCATTGAGAGCTGCCTGGTGAAGAGCCACAGCCAGAGACCCAGCACGGAGCAGCTCCTCAAGCACCCGTTCATCAGGGACCTGCCAAACGAGAGGCAGATCCGCATCCAGCTGAAGGACCACATCGACCGCAccaagaagaagaggggagagaggg ATGAGACAGAGTACGAGTACAGCGgcagtgaagaggaggatgaagaaagaGACATGGGTGAACCGAG CTCCATCATCAACATACCCGGCGAGTCGACCCTGAGGCGGGACTTCCTGCGTCTCCAGCTGGCCAACAAGGAGCGCTCGGAGGcgcagcggcggcagcagctggagcagcagcagaacgaAGAGCACAAGCGCTTACTGTTGGCCGAGAGACAGAAACGCATcgaggagcagaaggagcagagGCGGCGGCTGGAGGAG cagcagcagcgagagCGCGAGCTGAGGAAACAGCatgagagggagcagaggaggcgCTACGAGGAAATGGAGCAGCTccgcagagaggaggagaggaggcacgCGGAGAGAGAACAG GAGTATATCCGTAGACAGCTGGAAGAGGAACAGAGGCAGTTAGAgattctccagcagcagctacTACAGGAACAAGCATTACTGCTG gaGTACAAGCGTAAGCAGGTAGAGGAACAGCGGCAGGCGGAGCGGCTACAGAGGCAGCTCCAGCAGGAGAGAGCCTACCTGGTGTctctacagcagcagcagcagcaacagcagcagcagcagcaacagcaggaggGAAGGCCAGCTGAGAAGAAACCACTCTACCACTACAAAGATATCATCAATCCTAATGACAAGCCAGCCTGGGCCAAAGAG GTCCAGAAGCAGCAGCATGTTAAGGGTAACCCACCCCACTCCAAACTACGACATCACCAGTCATTCAACCAACGGGCTTCATCCCCTGGCTCTCAAGGCCAGCACAGAGCTCAGGCCCCTAGGCGAACTCCATCCCATGGTGCCCAGCCCCTCTCCAACCACCTCCCCAATATCCGTATTTCACTCAATCCCGGAGAACCCCTAGATCCTGGGTTGAAGCAGGAGATAAGTCAGCAAGTCAGAGAGTTTAGGGCTCAGAAACTCAGTCAGAGAGGGCGCAACCCAGTGCCAGTCCAGGAGCACAACCAGTCTAATCCAGTGCCCAACCCTTATGCTCTGGGGCCCAGTAATCAGCAAGAAAAGTCTAGAGACAGGCCTCTCTCTGCCCCTAATCAGGCAGCAATCCAAGGGCTAATGTGTCCCGACCCACAACTTAAGGCCCTACAACCTTATCCTCAGTCCCCAAGACAGGTCCAGGAACCCCGGTCTGGATCCAACGCTATCTCCATTCCTGCAGTAAAACTG GTGGAGGAGCGATCTAAGCTGAACAGACAGAGCTCCCCAGCGCTGCAGCACAAAGTGTCCAACCGCATCTCcgacccctccctccctccccgctcCGAGTCCTTCAGCAGCGGGGGCATGCAGCCCGCCCGCACCCCACCCATCCACCGCTCCATCGAaccacag ATGGCTCACCTGGTGCCAGTGAAGACCCACTCCAGCTCCATgtctggctctcagtctctgcaGGACCAGACGGGTTCAGCTCTGAGCGAGGGCGTCAGCGCAGGCTCCCCCAGGCCTGAGATGCCCCGGCAGAACTCAGATCCCACTTCTGACACCCCGGGACCCCCGATGCGCATAGCAGGCAGGGAGGAGCGGGATCGGGAacgagaaagagacagagatcGGGACAGGACCGCCTGGCTGAGAGAAGAGGACATCCCACCTAAG GTCCCCCAGAGGACCACTTCCATCTCCCCAGCCTTGGTCAGGAAGAACTCGCCTAACGGAGGAGTGGGTCTGGGCCCTCGCACAGGTTCTCAGCTCATACGTGCTAG TAACCCAGACCTGCGGCGCTCGGAGCTGTCTCTGGACGCCATGCTGCAAAGAACTTCCTCCAactcgtcatcctcctcctccccttcatctCAGGGAGGCTCGGCCGAGAGGAGAG GTCAAACCAAGCAGGAAGGATCCCCGCCAGGAGCCAATAAGGAGGCGAAGCCCAAGCAGGAGGAGGGCCGTGAATCAGCCAGACCCAGCAGACCCGCT GACCTAAGTGCATTGGCCAAGGAGCTCCGAGAACTGAGGGTAGAGGAGGGCAGCAGACCTCCAGTCAAG GTGACGGATTACTCGTCTTCTAGCGAAGATTCAGAGAGCAGCGATGAGGACGGGGAGACGGTGGGACATGATGGGACTGTTGCTGTTAGCGACATCCCCCGCATCAT gccAGCAGTGCAGAGCAGTGGTGAGTCGTATGGAGGCCTGACAGAGGACTCTCTGGGAGAAGCCTATAATAGCTCCAAGGACGGAACTCTAGTGATGAGAGAG gcagaggagaggaggagaggcggtCACAGCGAGAGCAACGGGTTCGGGAATCACAGCAACCATGGCAACCTCCCCGACCTGGTGCAGCAGAGCAACTCTCCCTCGGCCACACCCACCACAGCCCTGCAGGAGCTGAGCGACATGGCGGAG TTCGGCGTGGGCGGGTCCAAAGCGTCCTTCACCCCATTCGTTGATCCTCGCGTCTATCAAACCTCCCCAGGTGAAACTGACGATGAGAACTCAGCGGCAG CCATGTTTGCTAACGAGCTGCTGAGGCAGGAGCAGGCCAGACTAAACGAAGCCAGAAAGATCTCCGTGGTCAACGTCAACCCGACCAACATCCGACCCCACAGTGACACGCCAGAGATCCGCAAATACAAGAAACGCTTCAACTCTGAGATCCTGTGTGCGGCACTCTGGG gtgtgaaCCTGCTGGTGGGGACAGAGAATGGCCTTATGCTGCTCGACCGCAGTGGACAAGGAAAAGTCTACAACCTGATCACCAGGCGGCGCTTCCTACAGATGGATGTGCTGGAGGGGCTCAATGTGCTGGTCACCATATCTG GGAAAAAGAATAAGTTACGTGTCTACTACTTGTCCTGGCTGAGGAACAGAATATTACACAATGACCCGGAAGTAGAGAAGAAGCAGGGTTGGATCACGGTTGGAGAGCTGGAAGGCTGCGTGCATTATAAAGTTG TGAAATATGAGAGGATCAAGTTTCTGGTGATTGCACTGAAGAACTCTGTGGAAATCTACGCCTGGGCTCCCAAACCTTACCACAAGTTCATGGCCTTTAAG tcattcactgagctgcagcaccgTCCCCAGCTGGTTGACCTCACGGTGGAAGAAGGCCAGAGGTTAAAGGTCATCTACGGCTCCAGCGTGGGCTTCCATGTCATCGACGTGGACTCGGGCAACCCATACGACATCTACATCCCCTCACAT ATCCAGAGCCAGGTGACGCCCCATGCCATCGTGGTGCTCCCGAAGACCGACGGGATGGAGATGCTGCTGTGTTACGAGGACGAGGGCGTCTACGTGAACACCTACGGTCGAATCACCAAGGACGTGGTGCTACAGTGGGGAGAGATGCCTACCTCCGTTG CCTATATCCATTCAAATCAGATTATGGGCTGGGGTGAGAAAGCCATAGAGATCCGCTCCGTGGAGACAGGCCATCTGGATGGAGTCTTCATGCACAAAAGGGCCCAGAGACTTAAATTCCTCTGTGAGCGGAAcgacaag GTGTTCTTTGCATCCGTGCGTTCCGGAGGTAGCAGCCAAGTCTTCTTCATGACCCTCAACAGAAACTCCATGATGAACTGGTGA